One Odontesthes bonariensis isolate fOdoBon6 chromosome 17, fOdoBon6.hap1, whole genome shotgun sequence genomic window carries:
- the LOC142366812 gene encoding cocaine- and amphetamine-regulated transcript protein-like, translating to MVSARTLLLTVICCCAHLWLVPAEDSSLETRSMDFSLKAQQEKDLIDALQEVLQKLRSKEMPLEKKLGWLPSCDAGEPCAVRKGARIGTLCSCPRGTSCNFYVLKCL from the exons ATGGTCAGCGCGCGGACTCTTCTCCTCACGGTCATCTGCTGCTGCGCCCACCTGTGGCTCGTTCCAGCTGAGGACTCCTCGCTGGAGACGCGCTCAATGGATTTCTCCTTGAAAGCCCAACAGGAGAAAGACCTG ATCGACGCTTTACAAGAAGTTTTGCAAAAGCTGAGGAGCAAAGAAATGCCTCTAGAGAAGAAGCTTGGCTGGTTGCCTTCA TGTGACGCAGGGGAGCCGTGCGCCGTGCGTAAAGGTGCGCGTATCGGCACGCTGTGCAGCTGTCCCAGGGGGACATCCTGCAACTTCTACGTCCTCAAATGTTTGTAA
- the LOC142366032 gene encoding interleukin-31 receptor subunit alpha: MERSPAVVWTCLLGAGLALVQPSALPVTALKTSARPPRLIGCVFIIRSNVTCHWEPGDIPATHYTLQVQRTPGFKPSAASSLKTFTCTTSGTSCTAGIGDSTVRIDYCIRVTAHGGSLNITSELRCQPGRKEVILPPVILDSVNLVPGLPKCLGVVWHRVLPDFLVSDSEIKDGQLNSQIEFTAQEQAQPDVQVSNVTVADKMIQVCLFKPDTSYIIRLRNRYQGPASPWSPWSNSLQGRTAEDAPSAAPVFWRQVKHTDRNGGRLVSLLWKPLPRSLANGRVLFYNVTCETENARVLSDGSCRDLHHPSASCSLLLPSGRCSCALTASTSAGTSPKARISLLSASDTEPPPPKQITAIPLDDSSFEVCWTSPWNRSVSGFVVEWIAAREKTSSILHWEKLNSSSTKLVITEGVKPMERYAVSVKTLYGERGAGKNRTLYIYTQQGRPSAGPNVRVQNISGSTVEVSWSSVPVELLHGSLCNYTLWYRTANQLPRSVSVPGHVHRYTLENLLPGNYDIYMQAHTVAGTGPAGNLANVHIGSEELSIVISVIFPLMLTSLALILMACVAHMKMMRQKPFQGIPDPSNSSLSRWIPETNLKRKEPFVVQKKPDIKYSEVILLDKLQDLEKDDGYQSVRNFQTYSLHQLSPLPDRISAKASTRSVTEARTTSATDLSPSSCTYSSILHSSPLLKNLPTFIPPSSNHPSNDCQPGTFCFNDIMPPLDGARESYNLHLSDEKKIHPHFLKGHHSPVSFSEFSSAFPSSVLPSHLTEVGRFNSEQSLQPDTPNHPHTPSNSFMTSFSDIPHPIFVDFTYCSVQCDT, translated from the exons ATGGAGCGCAGTCCAGCTGTGGTGTGGACTTGCCTGCTGGGGGCCGGACTCGCCCTGG TCCAGCCTTCGGCCCTCCCTGTTACAGCTTTGAAGACCTCTGCCAGACCCCCGCGGCTAATTGGCTGTGTGTTCATTATTCGAAGTAACGTCACTTGCCATTGGGAGCCTGGAGACATCCCTGCGACACACTACACTCTGCAGGTTCAGAGGACACCTGG TTTCAAGCCCTCAGCAGCAAGTTCTCTAAAGACTTTCACCTGCACCACGTCTGGCACAAGCTGCACCGCAGGAATCGGTGACTCAACAGTGAGGATCGACTATTGCATCCGTGTCACAGCACATGGTGGAAGCCTCAACATTACATCAGAACTGCGATGTCAGCCTGGTAGGAAAGAAG TGATTTTGCCTCCAGTGATTTTGGACAGTGTGAACCTGGTTCCTGGTTTACCCAAGTGTCTGGGTGTAGTCTGGCACCGCGTCTTGCCAGATTTTCTTGTGTCTGACTCAGAAATAAAGGACGGACAACTGAATTCCCAAATAGAATTCACTGCACAGGAGCAG GCACAGCCAGATGTTCAGGTCAGTAATGTAACAGTGGCAGATAAAATGATCCAGGTTTGCCTCTTCAAACCCGACACCTCATACATCATCAGACTTCGCAATCGCTACCAGGGCCCGGCAAGCCCGTGGAGCCCATGGAGCAACTCTCTTCAGGgaaggacagcagaggatg CCCCATCTGCTGCACCAGTCTTCTGGAGGCAAGTGAAACATACTGACAGGAATGGAGGGAGACTTGTTTCCCTGCTTTGGAAG CCCTTGCCTCGCTCTCTGGCGAACGGTAGAGTTCTCTTCTACAATGTGACTTGTGAGACAGAAAATGCTCGGGTTCTGAGTGATGGAAGCTGCAGGGATTTGCACCATCCCAGTGCTTCCTGCAGCTTGCTTCTCCCTTCTGGGCGCTGCTCCTGTGCTCTGACAGCCTCCACTTCTGCGGGGACGTCGCCAAAGGCCCGAATCTCGCTGCTGAGCGCCTCTGACACAG AGCCGCCACCCCCGAAACAAATCACTGCCATTCCTCTGGATGACAGCAGCTTTGAGGTCTGCTGGACGTCTCCATGGAATAGATCAGTGAGTGGATTTGTTGTGGAGTGGATTGCTGCCAGGGAGAAAACCAGCAGCATCCTGCACTGGGAAAAGCTGAATAGTTCCTCCACAAAGCTGGTGATCACAG AGGGAGTGAAGCCGATGGAGCGTTACGCGGTTTCTGTCAAAACGCTATATGGTGAACGAGGAGCAGGGAAAAACAGAACGCTCTACATTTATACGCAACAAGGAA GACCCTCAGCTGGTCCTAATGTTAGAGTGCAGAACATCTCTGGCAGCACTGTGGAGGTCAGCTGGAGTTCTGTACCTGTGGAGCTGCTTCATGGTTCCCTCTGCAACTATACCCTCTGGTACAGAACCGCAAACCAGTTGCCAAGGA GCGTGTCTGTGCCTGGTCATGTTCACCGCTACACTCTGGAGAATCTCTTGCCAGGTAATTATGACATCTACATGCAGGCCCACACTGTCGCCGGCACCGGACCAGCTGGGAACCTGGCTAATGTGCACATAG GATCTGAGGAGCTCTCGATCGTAATTAGCGTCATTTTTCCGCTCATGCTGACTTCACTGGCATTGATCCTGATGGCCTGCGTAGCGCATATGAAGAT GATGAGACAGAAGCCATTCCAAGGCATCCCCGATCCATCCAACAGTAGCTTGTCTCGATGGATCCCTGAAACTAATTTAAAG AGAAAGGAGCCGTTTGTGGTACAAAAGAAGCCTGACATCAAATACTCCGAAGTCATTTTGCTTGATAAGCTGCAGGACCTGGAGAAGGATGACGGATATCAGAGTGTCCGCAATTTCCAGACATACTCCCTCCATCAGTTGTCTCCACTTCCAGACAGAATATCCGCAAAGGCGTCCACCAGAAGCGTGACCGAAGCCAGGACAACCTCGGCCACTGatctctccccctcctcctgcACCTACTCCAGCATCCTCCACTCTTCTCCACTTCTCAAAAATCTTCCCACATTCATCCCGCCTTCCTCCAATCACCCATCCAATGATTGCCAGCCCGGAACGTTCTGCTTCAATGACATTATGCCGCCGCTAGATGGCGCCAGAGAATCATATAACTTACATCTGTCAGACGAAAAGAAAATTCATCCTCATTTTCTGAAAGGGCACCACAGCCCTGTGTCTTTCTCTGAATTCAGTAGTGCCTTTCCTTCCTCTGTTTTACCTTCTCACCTGACTGAGGTTGGCAGATTTAACTCGGAGCAGTCGCTCCAACCCGACACCCCCAACCACCCACACACTCCCTCTAACAGTTTTATGACGTCATTTTCAGATATTCCTCACCCTATTTTTGTGGATTTTACCTATTgctctgtacagtgtgatactTAG
- the LOC142366364 gene encoding SH2 domain-containing adapter protein F-like isoform X2 — MAKWLKDYLNFGSRRDPPQPPRPDYTESAILRAYRAQKELDFEDPYQHSDKEHQNGGFSSCSATVSLPSFPAFGSALPNGVEVIPSAPAATDADTDYSDPFDARPDPRTRPNREPKSAPTDCCSYMEPFEAQRIISELQHSVMTSRSGSGDGSQLYDNPYEERSRHHHRAAPPAQQQTLKAEGGLGQIDSRESKLPQDDERPADEYDQPWEWKKDNISKALAVQFEGAERERSRAQTEQTRLAKTGTTSTSDRTTLRLVGDTPPLLGERVDPFLPLEKQVWYHGALSRSEAESLLTLCKENSYLVRNSQTCRNDYSLSLRSCNGFMHMKFTQLADGRFVLGENSPPFATIPEVIHNYTTHKLPIRGAEHMSLLYPVIVQTL; from the exons ATGGCAAAGTGGCTGAAGGACTACCTAAATTTTGGCAGCAGGCGCGATCCTCCACAGCCCCCGAGGCCAGATTACACCGAAAGTGCGATTTTGAGGGCCTACAGAGCTCAGAAGGAGCTGGACTTCGAGGATCCCTACCAACACTCTGATAAGGAGCACCAGAATGGTGGTTTCAGCTCCTGTAGCGCGACAGTGAGCCTTCCCTCTTTCCCTGCATTTGGTTCAGCGCTGCCTAATGGCGTGGAG GTGATTCCCTCTGCCCCGGCAGCAACAGATGCGGACACAGACTACTCTGATCCATTTGATGCACGTCCAGACCCAAGAACCAGACCAAACCGGGAGCCCAAATCCGCACCAACAGACTGCTGCAGCTACATGGAGCCATTCGAGGCACAGCGGATTATTTCAG AATTGCAACACAGCGTAATGACCAGCAGATCTGGGAGTGGAGATGGCAGCCAGTTATATGATAACCCTTATGAGGAGAGGAGCCGTCACCACCATCGAGCTGCTCCACCAGCACAGCAGCAAACTCTAAAGGCTGAGGGTGGACTGGGCCAGATAGACAGCAGGGAAAGCAAGCTGCCTCAGGACGATGAGCGGCCGGCTGATGAATACGACCAACCCTGGGAGTGGAAGAAGGACAACATCTCTAAAGCTCTAGCAG TTCAGTTTGAAGGGGCAGAAAGGGAGCGCTCACGAGCTCAAACGGAACAGACCAGACTTGCCAAGACGGGCACTACATCCACATCGGACAGAACTACACTCCGTCTTGTTGGCGACACTCCTCCTCTCCTGGGGGAGAGAGTGGATCCGTTTCTGCCTCTGGAGAAGCAAGT GTGGTACCATGGAGCCCTGAGCCGCTCAGAGGCTGAGTCTCTGCTGACTCTGTGCAAGGAGAATTCCTACCTGGTGAGGAACAGCCAGACCTGCCGGAACGACTACTCGCTGTCCCTCAG GAGCTGCAATGGCTTCATGCACATGAAGTTCACCCAGTTGGCAGACGGGCGTTTCGTGCTTGGGGAGAACAGTCCTCCCTTCGCCACCATCCCCGAGGTCATCCATAACTATACCACCCACAAGCTGCCGATCAGAGGAGCAGAGCACATGTCCCTGCTGTATCCTGTCATAGTGCAGACCCTCTGA
- the LOC142366364 gene encoding SH2 domain-containing adapter protein F-like isoform X1, with translation MAKWLKDYLNFGSRRDPPQPPRPDYTESAILRAYRAQKELDFEDPYQHSDKEHQNGGFSSCSATVSLPSFPAFGSALPNGVEVKAVSPKHRLIKVDSQEFGRCKIPLSPVTVQEEPVIPSAPAATDADTDYSDPFDARPDPRTRPNREPKSAPTDCCSYMEPFEAQRIISELQHSVMTSRSGSGDGSQLYDNPYEERSRHHHRAAPPAQQQTLKAEGGLGQIDSRESKLPQDDERPADEYDQPWEWKKDNISKALAVQFEGAERERSRAQTEQTRLAKTGTTSTSDRTTLRLVGDTPPLLGERVDPFLPLEKQVWYHGALSRSEAESLLTLCKENSYLVRNSQTCRNDYSLSLRSCNGFMHMKFTQLADGRFVLGENSPPFATIPEVIHNYTTHKLPIRGAEHMSLLYPVIVQTL, from the exons ATGGCAAAGTGGCTGAAGGACTACCTAAATTTTGGCAGCAGGCGCGATCCTCCACAGCCCCCGAGGCCAGATTACACCGAAAGTGCGATTTTGAGGGCCTACAGAGCTCAGAAGGAGCTGGACTTCGAGGATCCCTACCAACACTCTGATAAGGAGCACCAGAATGGTGGTTTCAGCTCCTGTAGCGCGACAGTGAGCCTTCCCTCTTTCCCTGCATTTGGTTCAGCGCTGCCTAATGGCGTGGAG GTGAAAGCCGTGTCTCCAAAACACAGACTAATTAAAGTGGACTCTCAGGAGTTTGGGCGCTGTAAAATTCCCTTGAGTCCTGTGACTGTTCAAGAAGAGCCT GTGATTCCCTCTGCCCCGGCAGCAACAGATGCGGACACAGACTACTCTGATCCATTTGATGCACGTCCAGACCCAAGAACCAGACCAAACCGGGAGCCCAAATCCGCACCAACAGACTGCTGCAGCTACATGGAGCCATTCGAGGCACAGCGGATTATTTCAG AATTGCAACACAGCGTAATGACCAGCAGATCTGGGAGTGGAGATGGCAGCCAGTTATATGATAACCCTTATGAGGAGAGGAGCCGTCACCACCATCGAGCTGCTCCACCAGCACAGCAGCAAACTCTAAAGGCTGAGGGTGGACTGGGCCAGATAGACAGCAGGGAAAGCAAGCTGCCTCAGGACGATGAGCGGCCGGCTGATGAATACGACCAACCCTGGGAGTGGAAGAAGGACAACATCTCTAAAGCTCTAGCAG TTCAGTTTGAAGGGGCAGAAAGGGAGCGCTCACGAGCTCAAACGGAACAGACCAGACTTGCCAAGACGGGCACTACATCCACATCGGACAGAACTACACTCCGTCTTGTTGGCGACACTCCTCCTCTCCTGGGGGAGAGAGTGGATCCGTTTCTGCCTCTGGAGAAGCAAGT GTGGTACCATGGAGCCCTGAGCCGCTCAGAGGCTGAGTCTCTGCTGACTCTGTGCAAGGAGAATTCCTACCTGGTGAGGAACAGCCAGACCTGCCGGAACGACTACTCGCTGTCCCTCAG GAGCTGCAATGGCTTCATGCACATGAAGTTCACCCAGTTGGCAGACGGGCGTTTCGTGCTTGGGGAGAACAGTCCTCCCTTCGCCACCATCCCCGAGGTCATCCATAACTATACCACCCACAAGCTGCCGATCAGAGGAGCAGAGCACATGTCCCTGCTGTATCCTGTCATAGTGCAGACCCTCTGA
- the LOC142366708 gene encoding sperm microtubule associated protein 2-like has translation MATRMQQLAQPKPDKLRYPDRRSVYWLDKLPPERTASITKIVSPTWEVSERALRAVPSKRLCSLAQPRAPVAGWRPDHLLLAPLSRGSQTAVASSRICQLAQPKRGQVQEGSSCRPADKLLPTTHWTSKASAHTELLATPKHDHPKFEGGRSVCWPVSRAARKYVATQNLLDLSGPKERKALFEGYDPYMVSRAARSATPTPRIKELCLPLPRKCSSK, from the exons ATGGCAACTCGGATGCAACAGCTCGCTCAGCCCAAACCCGACAAACTCCGATATCCAGACCG GCGGTCTGTTTACTGGCTGGATAAGCTGCCACCAGAGAGGACCGCATCCATCACCAAAATAG TTTCTCCCACATGGGAGGTGAGTGAGCGGGCTCTCAGGGCTGTGCCATCCAAACGCCTGTGTAGTCTGGCTCAACCACGGGCCCCTGTAGCTGGCTGGCGGCCAGACCATCTGTTGTTGGCCCCT TTGAGCAGAGGAAGTCAGACAGCAGTCGCCTCTTCCCGGATTTGCCAGCTTGCCCAACCGAAGAGAGGCCAGGTTCAGGAGGGATCcagctgcagacctgcagacaaACTTCTACCAACAACTCACTGGACCTCCAAAGCTTCCGCACACACAGAGCTACTTGCCA CCCCAAAGCATGACCACCCCAAGTTTGAAGGAGGGCGTTCAGTGTGCTGGCCCGTTTCCAGAGCTGCCAGAAAATATGTAGCCACCCAAAATCTTCTTGACCTTTCCGGTCCCAAAGAGAGGAAAGCTCTGTTTGAAGGATACGACCCATACATGGTGAGCCGGGCAGCCCGCTCCGCCACCCCAACTCCTCGAATAAAAGAACTCTGTTTGCCTCTTCCTCGCAAATGTAGCTCAAAGTAG
- the yju2 gene encoding splicing factor YJU2, translated as MSERKVLNKYYPPDFDPSKIPKLKLPKDRQYVVRLMAPFNMRCKTCGEYIYKGKKFNARKETVQNELYMGLPIFRFYIKCTRCLAEITFKTDPENTDYAMEHGATRNFQAEKLLEEEEKRVQLEREEEELNNPMKVLENRTKDSKMEMEVLENLQELKELNQRQAKVDFEGMIEQYRELEKREKERIKEEDERETKEMLERALVKRLRDSDSDSEKEEECSSSQSKMSKTDKPTDILTTDKPAEAQGASSGGVKRTKVESWERSVGTLGVRGTLGSLVVRKRSAVAVNKSAPEEATAGPTSQTDLKTSTSDASKPSATQNGSSSLSLLGAYSDSDSDDSE; from the exons ATGTCTGAAAGAAAAGTATTGAAT AAATACTACCCTCCAGATTTCGATCCATCCAAAATCCCCAAGCTTAAACTCCCCAAAGATCGTCAGTATGTGGTTAGATTGATGGCTCCATTCAACATGAG GTGTAAAACATGTGGTGAGTACATCTACAAGGGCAAAAAGTTCAATGCACGTAAAGAGACTGTTCAGAACGAGCTCTACATGGGACTGCCAATCTTCCGTTTCTACATCAAATGTACTCGATGTCTTGCTGAGATCACATTTAAG ACTGACCCAGAGAACACGGACTATGCCATGGAGCACGGTGCAACAAGAAACTTCCAGGCAGAGAAACTCcttgaggaagaggagaagagagtgcagttggagagagaagaagaggaactAAACAACCCGATGAAG GTGTTGGAGAATCGCACAAAGGATTCCAAGATGGAGATGGAGGTTCTGGAGAATCTCCAGGAACTGAAGGAGCTGAACCAAAGGCAGGCTAAAGTGGACTTTGAGGGAATGATTGAACAATACCGAGAGCTGGAGAagagagagaaggaaaggataAAAGAAGAGGATGAGCGTGAGACAAA AGAGATGTTGGAGCGTGCTCTGGTGAAAAGACTCAGagactctgactcagattcagaaaaggaggaagagtgcagcagcagccagtcgaAGATGTCCAagacagacaaaccaacagataTCCTCACCACTGACAAACCAGCTGAGGCACAG GGAGCCTCATCTGGAGGAGTGAAGAGGACCAAGGTGGAGAGCTGGGAGAGGAGTGTCGGGACACTGGGGGTCAGAGGGACGCTTGGCTCCCTGGTGGTGCGTAAGAGATCAGCAGTGGCTGTCAACAAAAGCGCTCCAGAAGAGGCGACTGCTGGTCCCACCTCACAGACTG atttaaagACCTCAACGAGTGATGCCTCTAAACCCAGCGCCACACAAAATGGGTCATCATCTCTGAGCCTGCTGGGGGCATATTCAGACAGTGACAGCGATGACAGCGAATGA